A genomic stretch from Chryseobacterium sp. SNU WT5 includes:
- the murB gene encoding UDP-N-acetylmuramate dehydrogenase, producing the protein MNIQENYSLKDYNTFGVDVSAKYFGEVTSLEELTNILRNPSVQNSQLLFLGGGSNILFTQDFDGVVLQLNLKGISEKIENDNEVVVTSKAGENWHEFVKFCLDRNYGGLENLSLIPGNVGTSPMQNIGAYGTEIKDTFLSCKVLNLETLDVEEFDHQKCQFGYRESIFKREGKGKYVILEVSFKLTRKEHSMKTEYGAIKSELEKLGIISPTIQDISTAVINIRQSKLPDPKVIGNAGSFFKNPSISQQQFLQLQKNYPEMPNFPNGNLVKVPAGWLIEQCGWKGKQIGNVGSHPLQALVIVNVTGEATGKEIYDFSTMIIASVKEKFGIELEREVNII; encoded by the coding sequence ATGAATATCCAAGAAAATTATTCTCTTAAAGATTACAACACTTTTGGTGTTGATGTTTCCGCCAAATATTTTGGTGAAGTAACCTCGCTGGAGGAACTTACCAATATCCTAAGGAATCCGTCTGTCCAAAATTCGCAACTGCTTTTCTTAGGTGGTGGTAGTAATATTTTATTCACTCAAGATTTTGATGGCGTTGTTCTTCAATTGAATTTGAAAGGTATTTCAGAAAAAATAGAGAATGATAATGAAGTCGTAGTCACTTCAAAAGCAGGTGAAAACTGGCATGAATTTGTAAAGTTTTGTCTTGATCGAAATTATGGAGGACTAGAGAATCTATCTTTGATTCCGGGAAACGTAGGAACTTCACCCATGCAAAATATTGGGGCGTACGGAACGGAAATCAAGGATACATTTTTGAGTTGTAAAGTGTTGAATTTAGAAACGCTGGACGTCGAAGAGTTTGATCATCAAAAATGTCAGTTTGGCTATAGAGAATCAATTTTTAAAAGAGAAGGAAAGGGTAAATATGTGATTTTGGAAGTGTCTTTTAAATTGACTCGAAAAGAGCATTCCATGAAAACCGAATACGGTGCAATCAAATCTGAACTGGAGAAATTAGGAATTATAAGCCCAACTATTCAGGATATTTCTACGGCGGTTATCAATATTCGGCAAAGTAAATTACCAGATCCAAAAGTGATTGGTAACGCGGGAAGTTTTTTTAAGAACCCTTCTATTTCGCAACAACAATTTCTCCAACTTCAGAAAAATTATCCCGAAATGCCAAATTTCCCTAATGGCAATCTGGTAAAAGTTCCTGCAGGTTGGTTAATTGAGCAATGTGGTTGGAAAGGAAAGCAGATCGGTAATGTGGGTTCTCATCCATTACAAGCTTTAGTTATTGTAAATGTGACCGGTGAAGCCACAGGAAAAGAAATTTATGACTTCTCTACCATGATTATTGCATCAGTGAAAGAAAAATTCGGAATTGAACTCGAGAGAGAGGTTAATATTATTTAA
- a CDS encoding head GIN domain-containing protein: MKTLSICALATVLFLSSCNITSENGFPMNLTQKEGTGIIKNKVYNISFDEIRVAQSISAEVVKSDEEKVVITAPADILDDILVENSGGQLYIHFKPGLNISARNVAAKIFAKDFSAIKASSSARIIIKDQFTQDRTDISVSSSGSIKGNLEANDLSIEASSSGSYSGKIWAVNLDAKASSSADILISGKTKNANIKTSSSGTVNAKDVIAENAEIQASSSGTAKISVVDKLQAGASSSGNIDVYRKGSLNVINKKESSGGSISIQ; this comes from the coding sequence ATGAAAACATTATCCATCTGCGCGCTTGCAACAGTCCTATTTTTAAGCTCATGTAACATAACATCCGAAAACGGATTTCCTATGAATCTGACGCAGAAAGAAGGAACAGGAATCATAAAAAACAAAGTTTATAATATCTCATTCGATGAAATTAGAGTTGCACAATCCATCAGCGCTGAAGTGGTAAAATCAGATGAAGAAAAAGTAGTAATTACCGCGCCAGCTGATATTTTAGATGATATTTTAGTCGAAAATTCTGGCGGACAATTATATATTCATTTTAAACCAGGGCTTAATATCTCGGCGAGAAATGTAGCGGCAAAAATTTTTGCTAAAGATTTCTCTGCGATTAAAGCAAGTTCTTCTGCAAGGATTATTATAAAAGATCAATTTACACAGGACCGAACGGATATTTCTGTTTCCAGTTCAGGAAGTATAAAAGGGAATCTGGAAGCTAACGACTTATCTATTGAGGCCTCAAGTTCTGGAAGCTATTCAGGAAAAATATGGGCTGTTAATTTGGATGCGAAGGCTTCATCTTCTGCAGATATTCTGATCTCTGGGAAAACAAAAAATGCAAATATCAAGACTTCTTCTTCAGGTACTGTTAATGCTAAAGATGTTATCGCTGAAAATGCCGAAATCCAGGCATCAAGCAGTGGAACAGCTAAAATTTCGGTAGTAGATAAACTTCAAGCAGGCGCCAGCTCTTCTGGTAATATTGATGTCTATAGAAAAGGCAGCTTAAATGTTATTAATAAAAAAGAAAGCAGTGGCGGTAGTATATCCATTCAATAG
- the proC gene encoding pyrroline-5-carboxylate reductase, translating into MKIAVLGAGSMGLSFSKSFLKYELILPENLQLITRKKEKVHKISKLFPGSKVSVFEEVNKIEADLIIIAVKPQDFQFVAENIKSGFNENQMILSIMAGIKIEKIQQLFNHKKVVRAMPNSPTLLGMGITGYTATEGISFPDLMQIERFLNATGRSVYLEDENLLDAVTALSGSGPAYFYYIVDAMIKAGIEMGIGENLSRLFVQQTMLGAYHLMNNSEKSLEQLIKDVASKGGTTEIALKMFEENRLKETLNKGILAAESRSRELSE; encoded by the coding sequence ATGAAGATTGCAGTTCTTGGCGCAGGAAGTATGGGTTTATCTTTTTCAAAATCATTTTTAAAATATGAACTTATTCTACCAGAAAATCTCCAGTTAATTACGAGGAAAAAAGAAAAGGTCCATAAAATTTCAAAATTATTTCCCGGCTCTAAGGTCTCTGTTTTCGAAGAGGTTAATAAAATTGAGGCAGATCTTATTATAATAGCAGTTAAACCTCAGGATTTCCAATTCGTAGCCGAAAATATTAAATCTGGATTTAACGAGAATCAAATGATACTGTCGATTATGGCAGGAATAAAGATTGAGAAAATTCAGCAATTATTCAATCATAAGAAAGTGGTGCGCGCCATGCCTAATTCACCTACGCTTCTTGGGATGGGAATTACAGGGTATACCGCTACGGAAGGAATTTCGTTCCCTGATCTGATGCAAATTGAAAGATTTTTGAATGCGACCGGGCGTTCCGTGTACTTAGAAGATGAAAATCTTTTAGATGCGGTTACCGCACTTTCGGGAAGTGGCCCTGCTTACTTTTACTATATCGTTGATGCCATGATCAAAGCGGGAATAGAAATGGGAATTGGTGAGAATCTGTCGAGACTATTTGTACAGCAAACCATGTTAGGAGCCTATCATTTAATGAATAATTCGGAGAAAAGTTTGGAACAACTGATTAAAGATGTTGCATCAAAAGGCGGGACTACGGAAATTGCGCTGAAAATGTTCGAAGAAAACAGGTTGAAAGAAACCTTAAATAAAGGAATTTTAGCTGCAGAGAGCCGGTCTAGAGAGTTGAGTGAGTAA
- the rpmG gene encoding 50S ribosomal protein L33 translates to MAKKGNRVQVILECTEHKETGVAGMSRYITTKNKKNTTERLELKKFNPVLKKYTLHKEIK, encoded by the coding sequence ATGGCAAAAAAAGGTAATAGAGTACAGGTGATTTTGGAGTGCACTGAGCACAAAGAAACCGGAGTAGCAGGAATGTCAAGATACATCACTACTAAAAACAAAAAGAACACTACGGAGAGATTAGAGTTGAAAAAATTCAACCCTGTTCTTAAGAAGTACACTCTTCACAAAGAAATTAAGTAA
- a CDS encoding GlsB/YeaQ/YmgE family stress response membrane protein, with protein MGILTWIIFGLIAGAIAKFIMPGNQGMGWLMTIILGIVGAFVGGFIGSMLGWGTVEEFDIKGILLAVVGALAILWIYGMATKRG; from the coding sequence ATGGGAATTTTAACTTGGATCATTTTTGGTCTTATCGCAGGTGCAATCGCTAAATTCATTATGCCAGGAAACCAGGGAATGGGTTGGCTGATGACGATAATTCTAGGTATCGTAGGTGCCTTCGTTGGAGGATTTATCGGTAGTATGCTAGGATGGGGAACAGTAGAGGAATTTGATATCAAAGGAATCTTACTTGCAGTTGTTGGAGCTCTGGCAATTCTATGGATTTACGGTATGGCGACTAAACGTGGTTAA
- the folK gene encoding 2-amino-4-hydroxy-6-hydroxymethyldihydropteridine diphosphokinase produces MSQHEVTLLLGSNLGNPENNIEKAITFIEQEIGSIEKRSEVLITKPVEFDSTNIFCNIALLIKTQESPVNILNLIKSIEKKMGREYDTIFSGEYQDRIIDIDIVSICNLFFWSRRLEIPHVKHLHQRDFSRKLLEQLE; encoded by the coding sequence ATGTCGCAACATGAAGTCACTTTGTTACTGGGAAGTAATTTAGGTAATCCTGAAAATAATATTGAGAAGGCAATCACTTTTATAGAGCAAGAGATCGGATCTATTGAAAAGCGCTCTGAGGTCCTGATTACAAAGCCAGTAGAGTTTGATAGTACCAATATTTTTTGTAATATTGCGCTCTTAATAAAAACACAAGAATCTCCTGTTAATATACTGAATTTGATAAAGTCGATTGAAAAAAAAATGGGTAGGGAATATGATACCATATTTTCAGGAGAATACCAAGATCGGATCATAGATATTGATATTGTTTCAATTTGTAATCTCTTTTTTTGGTCTAGAAGATTAGAGATTCCGCATGTTAAACATTTACATCAAAGGGACTTTTCGAGAAAATTATTAGAGCAGTTAGAATAA
- a CDS encoding M3 family metallopeptidase — protein MKNITSVFLLSSLAMITSCTTMKTTENNSTEMPVPDAKMMNNPFMVKSTLQYQAPEFNKIKDEHFIPAFQYGIKVKLAEIEQIANSKATPTFENTVLALENSGEVLSRAQLVFYNLTGSNTNPELQKIEEEYAPIFAALSDKIYLNDKIYQKIKGLKTSDLDSESKRMVELYRTNFEIAGANLSATSKEKVKKINEELATLSTQYSTKLLDARKNGALLISDVKELDGLTADEIAAAAADAKAAGQSGRYLLSLLNTTQQPLLQNLKNRATREKLFKASWYRAEKGNADDTRSILEKQAKLRMEKAHILGKKSFAEWKLQDQMAKNPENAMNLLARLATPAVETAKRESDDIQALIDKQKGGFKVEPWDWNFYAEQVRKEKYDLDENQIKPYFEVKTVLEKGVFYAAEKFYGITFKERKDLPVYHPDVVAYEVFDRDGKSLAIYYLDFYTRDNKNGGAWMSNFVEQSHLRDQKPVIVNVFNYQKPAKGKPSLISYNDVTTMFHEFGHTLHGLFADQKYVSISGTNVPRDFVEFPSQINEFFALEPSVLKNYALHYQTKKPMPQALVDKIKKAGAFNQGYSTTELVSAATIDMNWHSVTAASQFKPTLEFEKSVLAKYGFNLKEVPPRYHSPYFAHIWGGGYSAGYYAYMWSDMLNADAWDWISTHGGMTRENGDRFRKYILSVGNSVDLNQAFKDFTGRTPDLNPLLKNKGFIK, from the coding sequence ATGAAAAATATTACATCTGTTTTTTTACTTTCATCTTTGGCGATGATAACCTCCTGTACCACTATGAAAACCACAGAAAATAATTCCACAGAAATGCCTGTGCCCGATGCTAAAATGATGAATAATCCTTTTATGGTGAAAAGTACGTTGCAGTATCAAGCACCGGAATTTAATAAAATTAAGGATGAACATTTTATTCCAGCTTTTCAATATGGTATAAAAGTTAAATTAGCAGAAATTGAGCAGATCGCCAACAGTAAAGCCACTCCTACTTTTGAAAACACTGTTCTTGCTTTAGAGAATAGTGGAGAGGTTTTAAGTCGTGCGCAATTGGTATTTTATAATCTTACAGGTTCAAATACTAATCCGGAGCTTCAGAAAATAGAGGAAGAGTATGCTCCGATTTTTGCGGCGTTATCAGATAAAATTTATCTTAATGATAAAATCTACCAAAAGATTAAAGGGTTAAAAACCAGCGATCTAGATTCTGAAAGCAAACGTATGGTGGAGTTATATCGAACCAATTTCGAAATTGCAGGTGCGAATTTGTCCGCTACCAGTAAAGAAAAAGTAAAGAAAATCAACGAAGAGTTGGCAACCCTTTCTACTCAGTATTCAACTAAATTGTTGGATGCAAGAAAGAATGGAGCACTTCTTATTTCAGATGTTAAAGAACTAGATGGACTTACTGCAGATGAAATAGCTGCTGCTGCGGCAGACGCAAAAGCTGCCGGACAAAGCGGACGGTATTTATTATCATTGTTGAATACCACACAACAGCCTTTACTGCAAAATTTAAAAAATCGTGCAACCAGAGAGAAGTTGTTCAAAGCTTCCTGGTATCGTGCAGAAAAGGGAAATGCTGATGATACCAGAAGTATTCTGGAAAAACAAGCAAAACTCAGAATGGAGAAAGCGCATATTTTGGGTAAGAAATCTTTCGCTGAGTGGAAATTGCAGGATCAAATGGCGAAAAATCCTGAAAATGCAATGAATCTTTTAGCAAGATTAGCGACACCTGCAGTTGAAACAGCAAAAAGAGAAAGTGACGATATTCAAGCTTTAATAGATAAGCAAAAAGGTGGATTTAAAGTAGAGCCTTGGGATTGGAATTTTTATGCTGAACAAGTACGAAAAGAGAAATATGATTTAGATGAAAATCAAATCAAACCTTATTTTGAAGTTAAAACAGTTTTAGAAAAAGGAGTTTTCTACGCAGCTGAAAAATTCTATGGAATTACCTTTAAAGAAAGAAAGGATTTACCAGTCTATCACCCAGATGTAGTAGCTTATGAGGTTTTCGATCGCGATGGGAAATCATTGGCTATTTATTATCTGGATTTTTATACCAGAGATAATAAAAATGGCGGTGCTTGGATGAGTAATTTTGTAGAACAGTCTCATTTACGAGATCAAAAACCAGTGATCGTTAATGTCTTTAATTACCAAAAACCCGCCAAAGGAAAGCCGTCTTTGATTTCTTATAATGATGTGACTACTATGTTCCACGAATTTGGACATACTCTTCATGGATTATTTGCAGATCAGAAATATGTTTCTATTTCAGGAACTAATGTGCCACGTGATTTTGTAGAATTCCCTTCCCAAATCAATGAATTCTTCGCATTGGAACCATCGGTTTTGAAAAATTACGCACTGCATTATCAAACGAAAAAGCCAATGCCTCAAGCTTTGGTAGATAAGATTAAAAAAGCAGGAGCTTTTAACCAAGGGTATTCTACTACAGAGTTAGTTTCAGCTGCAACAATCGATATGAATTGGCATTCAGTAACAGCTGCATCACAGTTTAAACCAACATTGGAATTTGAAAAAAGCGTTTTGGCGAAGTATGGTTTTAACCTAAAAGAAGTTCCGCCAAGATATCATTCTCCTTATTTTGCTCACATTTGGGGTGGAGGTTATTCTGCCGGGTATTACGCTTATATGTGGAGTGATATGTTGAATGCTGATGCCTGGGATTGGATTTCTACCCATGGAGGAATGACTCGGGAGAATGGGGACCGATTCCGTAAATATATTTTATCTGTAGGAAATTCAGTAGATCTGAATCAAGCATTTAAAGACTTTACAGGAAGAACACCTGATCTTAACCCATTATTGAAAAATAAAGGATTTATTAAATAA
- a CDS encoding DUF4295 family protein: MAKKVVATLQGGAGSKKMTKVVKMVKSAKSGAYVFDEKVMNADEVDAYLKK; encoded by the coding sequence ATGGCAAAGAAAGTAGTAGCAACACTTCAAGGTGGTGCAGGTTCAAAAAAAATGACCAAAGTTGTGAAAATGGTAAAATCTGCGAAAAGTGGTGCTTACGTTTTTGACGAAAAAGTAATGAACGCTGACGAAGTTGATGCTTATTTGAAAAAATAA
- the rpmB gene encoding 50S ribosomal protein L28, whose product MSRICQITGKRAMVGNNVSHANNKTKRRFEINLLEKKFYLPEQEKSVTLKVTAHGLRIINKIGIEEAILRGTRNGFIKKS is encoded by the coding sequence ATGTCAAGAATTTGCCAAATAACCGGAAAGCGTGCCATGGTAGGAAACAATGTTTCTCACGCTAATAACAAAACGAAACGTCGTTTTGAAATTAACTTATTAGAGAAGAAGTTTTACCTTCCTGAGCAAGAGAAATCTGTAACTTTAAAAGTTACGGCTCATGGATTGAGAATTATCAACAAGATAGGGATTGAAGAAGCAATATTAAGAGGAACCAGAAATGGTTTTATTAAAAAATCATAA
- a CDS encoding DUF2199 domain-containing protein: MNSEIKCGICGEIHHDYPALSFAYPNSYYWLTEEQKNSYKIHIDSDFCTIEYLDRIDRFIRVVLKQKIAESSLYLEYGLWVSLSEEDYEDYVVNFNNKNHETIYFGWLSNALPDYQFEKSIAMDVKTKAGNERPEVYPQLDFSHPFVIDFYHGITKEEAEKRIHNMLSNISQ; encoded by the coding sequence ATGAACTCAGAAATTAAATGCGGCATTTGTGGTGAAATTCATCACGATTACCCCGCACTCAGTTTTGCCTATCCCAATTCGTATTATTGGCTAACTGAAGAACAAAAAAACAGCTACAAAATTCATATTGATAGTGATTTTTGTACGATTGAATATCTGGATCGAATCGATCGATTTATTCGAGTTGTTTTAAAGCAGAAGATTGCAGAATCCTCGCTCTATCTGGAATATGGACTTTGGGTTTCTTTAAGTGAAGAGGACTACGAAGACTATGTGGTCAACTTTAATAATAAAAATCATGAAACTATCTATTTTGGTTGGCTGAGCAATGCGTTGCCGGATTATCAATTTGAAAAAAGTATCGCCATGGATGTTAAAACAAAAGCGGGGAATGAACGACCGGAAGTTTATCCTCAGCTGGATTTTAGTCATCCGTTTGTGATTGATTTTTATCACGGGATCACCAAAGAGGAAGCAGAAAAAAGAATTCACAATATGCTCTCAAATATTTCTCAATAA
- the sppA gene encoding signal peptide peptidase SppA — translation MKSFFKNVLANIVAIIIIAAVFCVFLLMLIASSALSGDQKPSIKDNSVLTLDFKTNIIDSPTEDQDDFFAFANKPKNILIYDMLEAIKRAKTDDKIKGISLETDGLRAGFTQIDDLRNALVEFKKSGKFVYAYGNNVSQSAYYLGSVADSYILNPTGGIDLKGLSTEVLYMKNFADKYGIGIQIIRHGKYKSAVEPYMRDDMSPENKEQLSTLLNDIWSVNSQKIATSRKIDSAQFRIVVDSLYGVIPNLSLQHKLIDRLMQKSEYDQMIKTKLNLKEKDKISKVSFSKYINSKKDDDSNKDNQIAVLYASGAIYNGEGYNDIFADNFVKEIKEIAKDEKVKAVVLRINSPGGSANASDEILFELQQLKKKKPVVVSFGDYAASGGYYIAMAADKIYSEPNTITGSIGVFGMIPYFKDLANKNGLTSHAVTSNANSNMYSPINGVTPGGVAILTKSVEGTYKRFVHFVTENRKKSFEQIDEIGGGRVWSGTRAKQIGLVDELGNLQDAMNFAAQKAKLKEYQVSTYPKKISQFEQLFKNLDEDEISTRLIKNKIGEDRYKMFEQMTNPKFQEGVMMQMPFQIKIE, via the coding sequence ATGAAGAGTTTTTTTAAAAATGTGTTAGCAAATATAGTCGCTATAATCATTATTGCAGCTGTATTTTGTGTCTTTTTATTAATGCTTATAGCATCGAGTGCTCTAAGTGGAGATCAGAAACCGTCGATCAAAGATAATTCTGTTTTGACTTTGGATTTTAAAACAAATATTATCGACAGCCCCACCGAAGATCAAGATGACTTTTTTGCTTTTGCCAATAAACCAAAAAACATCCTGATTTATGATATGTTAGAAGCTATTAAAAGAGCCAAAACTGATGATAAAATCAAAGGAATTAGTTTGGAAACTGATGGACTTCGGGCAGGTTTCACTCAAATAGATGACCTTCGTAATGCGCTGGTAGAATTTAAGAAAAGCGGGAAATTCGTTTATGCATATGGAAACAATGTTTCTCAGTCAGCATACTACCTTGGGTCTGTAGCTGATAGTTACATATTAAATCCTACAGGTGGTATCGACCTAAAAGGTTTATCTACCGAAGTTTTATATATGAAGAATTTTGCCGATAAATACGGGATAGGTATTCAGATCATCAGACATGGAAAATACAAGTCTGCAGTAGAACCTTATATGAGAGACGATATGTCTCCGGAAAACAAAGAACAACTTTCTACTTTATTAAATGATATCTGGTCTGTAAATTCACAAAAAATAGCAACATCAAGAAAAATAGACAGTGCACAATTCAGAATTGTAGTAGATAGTTTATATGGAGTAATACCAAATTTAAGTCTTCAACACAAATTGATAGACCGCTTAATGCAGAAAAGTGAATATGATCAGATGATCAAAACAAAATTAAATCTTAAGGAAAAAGATAAAATTTCAAAAGTTTCGTTTAGTAAGTATATCAACTCTAAAAAAGATGATGATTCTAATAAGGATAATCAAATTGCCGTATTGTATGCTTCAGGAGCAATTTATAATGGAGAAGGATACAACGATATATTCGCCGACAATTTTGTAAAAGAAATAAAAGAAATAGCAAAAGATGAAAAAGTAAAAGCTGTAGTATTAAGAATTAATTCCCCTGGAGGTAGCGCAAACGCTTCTGATGAGATCCTATTCGAATTACAACAACTTAAAAAGAAAAAACCTGTCGTGGTTTCCTTTGGTGATTATGCTGCATCGGGTGGATATTACATCGCAATGGCTGCAGATAAAATATATTCTGAGCCCAATACAATTACTGGCTCAATAGGAGTTTTTGGAATGATTCCTTACTTCAAAGATTTAGCTAATAAAAATGGACTAACCTCGCACGCGGTCACTAGCAATGCAAATTCTAATATGTATTCACCAATCAACGGTGTTACGCCGGGTGGAGTAGCAATATTGACAAAAAGTGTTGAGGGAACTTATAAAAGATTTGTACACTTTGTTACAGAAAATAGAAAGAAATCGTTTGAACAAATTGACGAGATCGGTGGCGGAAGAGTCTGGAGCGGAACCCGTGCAAAACAAATTGGTCTTGTGGATGAATTAGGAAATTTGCAGGATGCAATGAACTTTGCGGCGCAAAAAGCAAAATTAAAAGAATATCAAGTGAGCACTTATCCTAAAAAAATAAGTCAATTTGAACAACTTTTCAAAAACTTAGACGAAGATGAAATTTCGACAAGATTGATCAAGAATAAAATTGGCGAAGACCGATACAAAATGTTTGAGCAGATGACCAATCCTAAATTCCAAGAAGGCGTAATGATGCAAATGCCTTTTCAAATTAAAATTGAATAA
- a CDS encoding pyridoxal phosphate-dependent aminotransferase — MPKISQRAQNMPASPVRKLVPYALQAKQKGIKVYHLNIGQPDIETPQSALDAVKNNDLKIFEYALSEGNLDYRTALKEYYHKLGFADLTTDNFIVTNGGSEALNFAISTLCDDGDEIIIPEPYYANYNGFSNTFNVNVVAVSSSIDTGFALPPIEDFEKKITPKTKAILICNPGNPTGYLYTREELQKLADMALKHDIVIISDEVYREYVYDGKQQISMFEFPEISENCIIIDSESKRYSMCGVRIGCLITRSKKIHDAAMLFAQARLSPVLLGQIAAAAAHQNDADYILTVRAEYTHRRNVLVDLLNGIPGVICPKPKGAFYCVAELPVDDTDKFAQWLLESYSHNNETIMVAPMSGFYSNPELGRKQVRIAYVLKEEDLRRSVELLNDSLQKYKIEFGL, encoded by the coding sequence ATGCCAAAAATTTCTCAGAGAGCTCAAAACATGCCAGCGTCACCGGTAAGAAAATTAGTTCCTTACGCGTTGCAAGCAAAACAAAAAGGAATTAAAGTTTACCATTTAAATATTGGACAACCCGATATAGAAACGCCACAGTCTGCTTTGGATGCAGTGAAAAATAATGATCTTAAAATTTTTGAATACGCTCTTTCGGAAGGGAATTTGGATTATAGAACAGCATTGAAAGAGTATTATCATAAGCTTGGTTTTGCAGATCTCACAACTGATAATTTTATTGTAACCAATGGTGGTTCTGAAGCTTTAAATTTTGCAATCTCCACTTTGTGTGATGATGGTGACGAAATTATTATCCCAGAACCTTACTATGCGAATTACAACGGGTTCTCTAATACATTCAATGTAAATGTAGTAGCGGTTTCCTCTTCAATTGATACTGGATTTGCATTGCCGCCGATTGAGGATTTTGAAAAAAAAATTACCCCGAAAACTAAAGCGATTCTTATTTGTAATCCAGGAAATCCAACAGGTTATCTTTATACCAGAGAAGAGTTACAAAAGTTAGCAGATATGGCTTTGAAACACGATATCGTAATTATTTCTGATGAGGTTTACAGAGAGTATGTGTACGATGGAAAACAGCAGATTTCAATGTTTGAATTTCCGGAAATTTCAGAAAATTGTATTATTATCGATTCAGAATCAAAAAGATATTCGATGTGTGGCGTAAGAATTGGCTGTTTGATCACCCGTTCAAAAAAAATTCATGATGCTGCGATGCTTTTTGCTCAGGCCAGATTGAGTCCGGTGCTTTTAGGTCAGATTGCAGCTGCTGCAGCACATCAGAATGATGCGGATTATATTTTGACAGTTCGTGCAGAATATACCCACCGTAGAAACGTTTTAGTTGATTTACTTAATGGTATTCCGGGAGTGATCTGTCCAAAGCCGAAAGGCGCTTTTTATTGCGTTGCAGAACTTCCGGTTGATGACACTGATAAGTTTGCTCAATGGTTACTGGAAAGTTATTCTCATAACAATGAAACGATTATGGTTGCGCCAATGAGTGGTTTCTACAGCAATCCTGAATTGGGTAGAAAACAGGTAAGAATTGCGTATGTTTTGAAAGAAGAGGATTTGAGAAGGAGTGTGGAATTATTAAATGATTCGCTACAGAAATATAAGATAGAATTTGGTCTTTAA
- the ftsY gene encoding signal recognition particle-docking protein FtsY → MSWYKKIFKKEEKETLDKGLEKSSQGFFDKISKAVVGKSKVDDEVLDDLEEVLIASDVGASTTIKIIERIEQRVARDKFVGTDELDEILREEITGLLLENPHAGTGNVDETKKPYVIMVVGVNGVGKTTTIGKLAYQFKSEGRKVVLGAADTFRAAAVDQLVIWSERVGVPIVKQNMGSDPASVAFDTVQSAVANNADVVIIDTAGRLHNKVNLMNELTKIKRVMQKVIPDAPHEILLVLDGSTGQNAFEQAKQFTAATEVNALAVTKLDGTAKGGVVIGISDQFQIPVKYIGVGEKMTDLQLFNGPEFVDSFFKKR, encoded by the coding sequence ATGAGTTGGTATAAAAAAATTTTCAAAAAGGAAGAAAAGGAAACTTTAGATAAAGGTTTGGAAAAATCCAGTCAAGGATTCTTTGACAAAATTTCTAAAGCGGTCGTCGGTAAATCAAAAGTAGATGATGAAGTTCTTGATGATTTAGAAGAAGTTTTGATCGCTTCCGATGTAGGCGCATCTACCACCATTAAAATAATTGAAAGAATTGAGCAGCGTGTTGCACGAGATAAATTTGTGGGAACAGATGAATTGGATGAAATTCTTCGTGAGGAAATTACAGGATTGCTACTAGAAAATCCACATGCTGGCACCGGAAATGTTGATGAAACGAAGAAACCTTATGTGATAATGGTAGTGGGTGTAAATGGAGTTGGTAAAACAACGACCATTGGTAAACTTGCGTACCAGTTTAAAAGTGAAGGTAGAAAAGTGGTTCTCGGAGCAGCAGATACTTTTCGGGCCGCGGCTGTTGATCAGCTTGTTATATGGAGCGAAAGAGTAGGAGTTCCTATTGTGAAGCAAAATATGGGAAGTGATCCTGCTTCGGTAGCATTTGACACCGTGCAAAGTGCGGTTGCAAACAATGCAGATGTAGTCATCATCGATACCGCCGGAAGATTGCACAACAAGGTAAATTTAATGAATGAGCTTACCAAAATTAAAAGAGTAATGCAAAAGGTAATTCCGGATGCACCCCATGAGATTCTTTTAGTATTAGATGGTTCTACTGGACAGAATGCTTTTGAACAGGCGAAACAGTTTACTGCTGCAACAGAAGTTAATGCGCTTGCCGTAACGAAATTAGATGGTACTGCAAAAGGAGGTGTAGTTATTGGTATTTCTGATCAGTTTCAGATTCCTGTAAAATATATTGGAGTAGGGGAGAAAATGACCGATCTGCAATTATTTAATGGTCCAGAATTCGTTGATTCTTTCTTTAAAAAGCGATAA